CCACTGTCCCCATTCTCCGCCTTTAGTGTTGCTTCAGGCTGTTTGCCAAGTTCCTGAGTGTGAGCAGGGTCTTCTGTGTGGGCAGCCTTGAGAGATGGGGCTCCCAAGAATGGCCAGCTGCCACTTGCAGCTCTGAGTCCGAGTCCCAGCTTGGGTCTGCTTGGACCACTGGTTCGAGAGCTGATCGTCCTGTGTCTTTGTTTGGtgtttactttgtttttctctttcatcttagAAGCCAGGGGCTtaagagtgggggtggggccttATTTTTGTGACATTTTCATTGCAGCCTGGTGGGGTGGCTTCTGCCCAGGGCCCCAAGACCTCCTGTGGCTGTCCCCAGATACATAAGGGctgtttgctgtttgtttttcacCAAAGGAGACACTGAACACAGTGTAACGTGGCATCATTACCTCGACCAAGGTCGTGTCTCAGTAGAGACACGGCGGTTTTGGGGGAGCAGGGATGGCTGTCTGCCTCTTAACGGGAGATCTGCTTTATGCCTGATGGAGCCTGGCCGTGGCCAGCCTCTTGCCTCCATGTCCTTCTTGTCTCTCTGCACCTTCCCATCACGGGTGTGGGGAAGGCAGAGCCAGCTTCAGCTAGTGGGGTGGGAATGGGAAGTGGCTAGTTACTTTGGGAAAATGCAGAGGGAAATGGCCGGGCAGGGAAGGTGAGTGATTTCTCTCTGTAGGTTCCATCTGAGTTCACACAGGTGACGGGAGGCTCACTGACCAGCCGCACAGGCTGAGGCACCGCTCGGCCTCCTCGCAGGGAGCTGTGTCTGCCCACCCATCTGGAGCTGGGACCACACCTCTCAGCTCTATGGCCGCAGCCTTTGCTTTTCATGGCTCCAGGACTTTGAAACTCTTTTTTAATAGATTATTGGAGCTCccaaagacctttttttttggtgtggaatACCTACCTATTTTTATTGTGTTAGACATGTtagaactgagaaataaaaaaaaaaaaccctgttcgttctaaaataataatacatattacaTGTTATCAAAAGAGATGTTTTGggggggaattccctgatggtccagtggttaggaatccatctgggattcagtctctggtcggggaactgagatcccacaagctgcatggtgtggccaaaaaaataaacatttttatgaaaattttttcCCAGTGTTTTCATGGCCAGAGTGGTGGTTTAGATTTCTGTTGGTCTCTAATGTTTGTCCGAACAGAGGACAGCTGGGTTTTCCTGTTTGCCTTCAGTCTGACGCAGTGTCACACGCCGTACTACATACTCTGGGGGGGAATGCATGACAGGGCACCTGCCGTCTGAGCGTGGTTGTGAAAATCGGTCTGACCTTGCGGCCGCCCTGGAAGGGCCTTGGGTCCGCAGGGGTGAGGCCCACATTTGGAGGGCCGCAGTTTTGGGGACTTGACAATGAGGGAGTCCCCTGGCACCCCACCCAGGACATGGGGCTCTCATGGCTTGTCAGGACCGTGCCGGGCACGGTCTGAGCCAGCTGCTGCGGTCTCAGCCTGCGGGAGGCTGCCTGCCGGTGTTCATGGGAGcctttgtgcactgctggtgaCCTCACTGTGGCTAGTGCCCAGAGGGTGTGTCCAGCAGCCATCAGCTGGTTTGCTTTGGATGGAGACGTGTGTCCTGCCggcctcccccccgccccccaactgcTGTCACAACCcagacaggaaactgaggctgtaGACTGCCTTCCTGGCCATGGTCAGCTGGCCAGGGCCACAGGGGGCTTTGTGGAGAGCCTTGGCACCCACGCCTTTCTCTGTCCACAGTTTGACGAAGGCCGGAACAACTTTGAGGGGGAGGTCACCAAAGAGAAGCTTCTGGACTTCATCAAGCACAACCAGTTGCCCCTGGTCATTGAGTTCACCGAGCAGGTGTGTCTCTGTTGCTGATCTTGCCCCAGGTGGGGAGGGTCCTGATGTTTGGTCCTGGGGACCCTGACTTACAGAGACCAGGTGTGTGGTGGCCTTGGGGCCAAGGAGAGAATAGCCCGTGTCGATAGCTTGGTTTGTGTCTCAGACCAAGTAACCTGTGTTTCCAACGCAGACAGCCCCGAAGATCTTCGGAGGGGAAATCAAGACTCACATCCTGCTGTTCCTGCCGAAAAGCGTGTCTGACTATGAGGGCAAGCTGAGCAACTTCAAAAAAGCGGCTGAGAGCTTCAAGGGCAAGGTGTGTGCTCCCTGTGGCCCGCAAGCTGCTCAGCACCCTTGGATCAAAGGCTGATCAGAGGGTTCCTCCTGCCTTGGGACAGCCTGTTTTAGTGTGGGGTCCCAGTTGTTGGGGAGTGGGCAGCAGGGAAGTCTAGGGAGCCCTCATTGTGCAGTGCCATCAACATGCCTTTTCTCTCCCAAGATCCTGTTTATCTTCATCGACAGCGACCACACTGACAACCAGCGCATCCTGGAATTCTTCGGCCTAAAGAAAGAGGAGTGCCCGGCCGTGCGCCTCATCAcgctggaggaggagatgaccaAATATAAGCCAGAGTCAGATGAGCTGACGGCAGAGAAGATCACCGAGTTCTGCCACCGCTTCCTGGAGGGCAAGATTAAGGTGCGGACCTTGTCTGGGGTCAGGGTGCTGAGGATCCTTGGGGCGCACAGAGCAACTAGGTGGCAGAGGGGTCCCCAGGCAACTGTGTGTGCCTGACTCTTCTCTACTCACCCTCTAGCCCCACCTGATGAGCCAGGAGCTGCCTGATGACTGGGACAAGCAGCCTGTCAAAGTGCTGGTTGGGAAGAACTTTGAAGAGGTTGCTTTTGATGAGAAAAAGAACGTCTTTGTAGAGTTCTGTAAGTGAAGCCCTCCACTCCTCTGGGCTTGCTGGGGCAGGGTACTTCCCAGCCCAGCGAGACACAGAACAGCTTTCTTTCAGATGCCCCGTGGTGCGGTCACTGCAAGCAGCTGGCCCCCATCTGGGATAAGCTGGGAGAGACGTACAAGGACCACGAGAACATAGTCATCGCCAAGATGGACTCCACGGCCAATGAGGTGGAGGCGGTGAAAGTGCACAGCTTCCCCACGCTCAAGTTCTTCCCCGCCAGCGCCGACAGGACGGTGCGCCCACCACTGAGGGGAGCGCGGAGGAGTTGGGGGGCTGTCGGGGGGACCGCATCTCACATTTCATCCCCGCTTCTTACAGGTCATCGACTACAATGGGGAGCGGACACTGGATGGTTTTAAGAAGTTTCTGGAGAGTGGTGGCCAGGATGGGGCCGGAGATGATGACGTAAGTAGTCATTGGACCTGGCGGGCTGTGGGGCGTGCTGCCACGCAGTGCTGCACGGGGTGGGGTGTGAGATCGGAAGGGTCTTTAGGCGCCACTGTTTGCTCAGGAACCTTCGCAGGCACATCTAGCATGTTCTCTGTCAGCTGAGGTGCTCTGCCCGGTGTGAGCTCGGCCCTCTCTACATCAGCTGGGGGGAGTGGAGGGGATAGCAGAAGTGCGCCTGGGCCAAGAGGGTGGGGCTGGGTCGGGTGGTGGAGGGAATGGTCAGTTCAGGCCACAGGGTCCGCCCGGAAGTGCAGCGATGTGGGACGAGGGGCAGACCGGCTGCAGGGTGCAGTGGGGACAGTGAGGGCCGCCAGGGCCGAGTGCGCTGCTGGGATTGGTGGGCTGTCACCAGCCCCTTGAACTCTAGGACTTGAGGGGTGGACATGACACACCAGTGGCTCCCTGCTCAGTCTTCATACTTGTGCCATGGATGGAGTAGGTCCAGGTACTCACCCGCTTGACAGCACGGGGTGAAGTCCCAGAGCACCAGTTCTCCTTCCACCCTATATTGTGGGCAGGAGCCCCCATGCCTCACGGTCGTCCAGAAGCCACCCCACACATCTACGCATCTGCTCAGAGAGACCAAAGGTGGCTGCTTGTGTCTGAGCGCCAGACTGGTCCCTAGTCCTTGGCATGGTCTCTAGTCCATGGCCTCAGCAAGCTGGCCCAGCCTGGACTACTTACAACCCTTCCTTTCCATCATATGTCCCAGGATCTAGAAGATCTTGAAGAAGCAGAAGAGCCTGATCTGGAGGAAGATGATGATCAAAAAGCTGTGAAAGATGAACTGTAACGCAGAGAGCCAGACCTGGGCACCAAACCCGGCACCTCCCAGTGGGCTGCACACCCAGCAGCACAGCCTCCAGACGCCCGCAGACCCTCCCGGCGAGGGAGCGTCGATTGGAAATGCAGGGAACTTTTCTGAAGCCACACTTCACTCTACCACACGTGCAAATCTAAACCCgtcttcctttgcttttcaactTTTGGAAAAGGGTTTATTTCcaggccagcccagcccagcccatcttggtgggcctttttttttaaatcgtgATGTACTTTTTTTGTACATGGTTTTGTCCAGAGTGCTCGCTAAAATGTTTTGGACTCTCACGCTGGCAATGTCTCTCATTCCTGTTAGGTTTAtactatcacttaaaaaaaattccgtctgtgggatttttagACATTTTTGGACGTCAGGGTGTGTGCTCCACCttggccaggcctccctgggacTCCTGCCCTCTGTGGGGCAGAACCAGGCAAGGCTGGACGGGTCCCTCACCTCATGCGGTATTGCCATGGTGGAGCGTGGCTCCTGCATCATTTGATTAAATGGAGACTTTCCGGTCTCTGTCACAGGCCGCTCCCCCACCATGAGTGGAGGGTGTGGCTGGGCCCAGGACAAGCCCAGCAGCCCCCTCCTTCCCCAAGCCAGGGTCCTTATTGCTCTGTGATGTCCAGGGTGGCCTGAGGCCTGTGCCAGGCAGAACCGGGACCCTTCGTTTCCAGGCTGGGAGACAGCCAAGGATGCTTGAGCTGAATCACATGTTgacagttcttcaggcatttcTACCACAATATTGGAATTGGACACATTGgccaaataaagttaaaattttctgCCTTTTGTCGTCTCTGCCTTACAACTTCTAGGCACGGGGATGGGGGTTGGAATTCCGACATTCTAGGGAGAGGAGGTGAGCTTGGGGCTGCTCTTGTTGagccatctctttttttttggagCGTGGCAGACACCCAGAAGCATGTACACATCCCATGGGCGTGGAGCTGTCACTGCGTGGAGCTGATCCCACGTGTAACCTAGTGCACGTGGTCGGGGTAGGGGGAGGGCTGCCTCCTGGCCCTACTCCTATGCTATCCAGCTGGGGGTCTGCAGCTTTACCTGCTGTGGGCACCCAATGGTCACAGCACGGATTCTGCCAACATGCCACGTCAGGACATGACAGCAAGGGGAGCACAGGTCTGTTGTGCAAGAGTATCCCCAGCCCCTGCAGCCTAGAGCCACTGCAGCTTTGGATGAGAAATCGGGGGCATTCAGACTTCAAGATTGCTGTactcagagacttccctggtggtccagtggctaagactgagctcccaatgcaggcagcctgggtttgatccctggggagggaactagatcccacaagccacaactaagagatCCTGCCTGCTCCAACTAGAGTCCAGCACAgctggaataaataaaaataatttttaagtgctGTGCTCATCACTAGACCTTTGTGTAAAAAAGAATCTGATGTAAAAAGCCAatctcttagtttttaaaatgtaatttgacTCCTTAGAGCCTCTGCTCATGCATAGTTTGTATAAGGAAAAGTAGTTCAGCTGACCTTTCCTTCCCCCTGCCCCGCCAGACTAAAAAACCAAAACTCAAAAACCATGACTCAAAGCTGTCATCCTGGCTACAGTGGCTGATGGCAcctgaacctggactggggacACGTCTTGGCGTTCCACGAGGGCTCTGAGTGGGACATCCACAGGGGCCAGTGGGGCTCAGGTGGGCATCAGTGCCCAGCCAGGGCACCCCTGCCCAGGGCAGGGTTTCCTGTCTGTTCTGTGCACATGTCTGTAGGCACAGTGGGACATTGATGTCATTCTTGGAGGGAACAGGGGTGGAGACCCAGCCCACTTTGGGAGGTCAAGAACAGCAAATGTGGCTAGGTCTCCAAGGAGCCCAGGCTGTCATTCCACATGCTCCATCAGTCCCTCCAACGTGCTGCCCGAGTAGGAAGGATGCGTGCCTTATGCGATTTGCAGCCTCTAGTTCTGATGCGGCCAGGGCCTTGGAGATGGCTGGGGCATATCTGGCAGACGTGACTGTGAGACTTGCTATGAATGTGGTTCCCTCGGTGGTCTCAGTCTgcggggaggtgtgtgtgtgttatttccCCCATGACCACAGCTACATTCCAGCCAGAGGCCTGTGTGTCTGTGCCCTCAAACCCCAGGGCTGCTCCCTTCTCCTACCTGGGCATGTGTTCAGCTGGTGTTCAGCAACAACCTGGCGTTAGCACCTTGGGCAGCAGCAGCTAAGCCCCGGCTTGTCCACACACTCCCGTCATCTGAGTACTGCTCCCCAGCTCAGCCCACAGCGGGGCTCCCTTCCCTGGTTCTCAGGTGGCCTGTGCTGGGGCTGTTCCAGGGTCTGTGTGCGTTGTGCCTCGGTCCAGTCCTGCTGACATGGTGAGACATGTATTCGCAAAGTAGTGAGCTCGGGCACTTGGAGGCTCTGTGGGAGATTTCCGGGGAGATGTTAGCCCTGCTCTCCAAAATGGGAGAGGGTTCCTAGAGGTACATGTGTGGATTCTGGAAAAGGGGATCCAGGATGGGCCGAGAGCAGGGCTGTCTGGAGCCCCAGCTGCGAGGGGTGGGCTATGCCCAATGATGGACGCTGGTGACCCCGCTGAGCAGCTCCGCAGAGCCTGGCCCTCCACGCAGAAAGTTTGGGAGCAGGCACTGCTGCCCAGAGCACGTCGTCATGTCATGTGCTCCTAGCAGGGGGAGTGAGTCACCGATACCTTTCCCCTTTTGCCCAGGCAGCTGATTAGCACATTCCTTGGTCTGGGATTGCTGGGAGGTGGCGGTTGGAGTCCCAGACCAGGCAGGGCTGGTGGATTAGCAAGGTAACTTTGTGGGCTCTGGGGTAGGCAGTCAGGGCTTAACAGCCTAGGGCGTCccaatctctctcttcctctctccaggTGGCAGGAAGCGGTTGGCCTGGAACCTAAAAAGCAGCTGCTGGGCCTGTGTACTGGACCCTGAAGGTCTGGCTTCGGCATCTGCCAAGAGGCGGCTGAGTGGGCCCGCCCAGACTCCCCTCCAGGCCCCTGGCTTATTTTCTACTGGAGGCAGACCTCTCTGCTAGTTGAGTTTCCTCGGACTTTTCAAAGTGAGCGTTTTCCATTAACTGTTTTGGTTTAAATCAGTTCTCCTGAAAGCAGAATGTTCAAGTTGTGCAAACCAGGTCACTTGACAAGTTCACACGGGCAGAGGCTCAGGGACAAAGCTGTGTATATACAAGTTTGGTGGTGGTGTGGCTGTGTGAATAGCAGGTTAGACTGCTCATGGCTGGCTTCTGCCAAAAGTTGCTACAGGCTGTGTCCATGGCTTTGAGGACATGTTTCCCAAGTTGTCACCAGAATGCCTTTCAGGCATCTGTCCCTTCTCTGATCCAAATATCCAAACAGAAACCCCAAAGCCCAGATCCTGAGCTCTCTCAGCTCACCTCTAGCAGGATAAAGTGGGAGGGTCCTTCTTGGGGTCACTAGTAGGCCCACCCTGATGGTTTGCCTTATCTGGCCTGAGGCCTGTCACTGGTGGGAAAAACCAGGCTGTTGGTGGCAGCTTCTTCATCCAAAGTTCTTTCATTTGATCCTCTGAGCAGGGCAGGCAGACAGAACTTTCCACAACAGCAGAAAAGGCAATCTTCACATCaaaggaaagttctctctctgtgTACAGCATGGTACTCTGTCTCTGGGCTTCGTGTAAACCGCTGATAGAAACTGTAGCTGCTCGTAAGTGACACAAGTGACCAAGAGTTAGGATCACCCAGCACTACACTCTGAGCCCAAAATACAGGAGCCCGGGGAACCACCCCTCCCTTGGGGCCCCGCGGGGCCGGGGCCAGTGGAGTTTCTCAGGGAACGTCAGcggcagaggcaggaggagaaagcccAGCAGGGCAGTGCAGTGTTT
The DNA window shown above is from Bos javanicus breed banteng chromosome 19, ARS-OSU_banteng_1.0, whole genome shotgun sequence and carries:
- the P4HB gene encoding protein disulfide-isomerase; this translates as MLRRALLCLALTALFRAGAGAPDEEDHVLVLHKGNFDEALAAHKYLLVEFYAPWCGHCKALAPEYAKAAGKLKAEGSEIRLAKVDATEESDLAQQYGVRGYPTIKFFKNGDTASPKEYTAGREADDIVNWLKKRTGPAASTLSDGAAAEALVESSEVAVIGFFKDVESDSAKQFLLAAEAIDDIPFGITSNSDVFSKYQLDKDGVVLFKKFDEGRNNFEGEVTKEKLLDFIKHNQLPLVIEFTEQTAPKIFGGEIKTHILLFLPKSVSDYEGKLSNFKKAAESFKGKILFIFIDSDHTDNQRILEFFGLKKEECPAVRLITLEEEMTKYKPESDELTAEKITEFCHRFLEGKIKPHLMSQELPDDWDKQPVKVLVGKNFEEVAFDEKKNVFVEFYAPWCGHCKQLAPIWDKLGETYKDHENIVIAKMDSTANEVEAVKVHSFPTLKFFPASADRTVIDYNGERTLDGFKKFLESGGQDGAGDDDDLEDLEEAEEPDLEEDDDQKAVKDEL